A part of Salvelinus alpinus chromosome 5, SLU_Salpinus.1, whole genome shotgun sequence genomic DNA contains:
- the LOC139575324 gene encoding centromere protein H-like, translated as MTNHELQDQITDLQKQRLDLKRLTHEIDELKREPLRGGEVQKGQSHLEKYQKMATITQNVLRGIIIASKVNWRDDDPKLRDIAMKLEDIPISEE; from the exons ATGAC GAATCATGAGCTTCAGGACCAAATCACAGACCTACAAAAGCAGAGGCTAG ATTTAAAGCGTCTCACTCATGAGATTGACGAGTTGAAGAGGGAGCCTCTCCGAGGCGGAGAAGTGCAGAAAGGCCAGTCTCACCTAGAGAAATACCAGAAGATGGCCACCATCACACAGAATGTCCTGCGG GGGATCATCATTGCCAGTAAAGTGAACTGGCGAGATGATGACCCCAAACTGAGAGACATCGCCATGAAGTTGGAGGACATTCCCATCTCTGAAGAATGA
- the LOC139576652 gene encoding alpha-ketoglutarate dehydrogenase component 4-like isoform X1, whose product MGGKVSSKMAAVGRVVQVRLSNLDIYRSATTLVTQAVKPHAPLMKFPSREGVPRLNVQETLKTLAVGSPSSPPLLSRPPGPVTLLSGTPDSVATVKELPQRYRRRALETDEMDYIQRGGPE is encoded by the exons ATGGGTGGCAAAGTCAGTAGCAAAATGGCTGCAGTTGGACGGGTGGTACAGGTACGCTTGTCAAACTTGGATATTTATCGCTCTGCAACAACACTTGTAACTCAA GCTGTGAAACCTCATGCTCCGCTAATGAAGTTTCCCAGCAGAGAGGGGGTCCCCAGGCTGAATG TCCAAGAGACTCTTAAAACATTAGCAGTCGGCTCTCCTAGTTCACCGCCGCTGTTATCGAGACCCCCCGGACCTGTCACTCTACTCTCTGGAACCCCAGACAGTGTGGCCACAGTGAAGGAACTCCCCCAGAGATACCGCAGGAGGGCATTGGAAACAGACGAGATGGACTATATTCAA CGTGGTGGACCAGAGTGA
- the LOC139576652 gene encoding alpha-ketoglutarate dehydrogenase component 4-like isoform X2, with amino-acid sequence MGGKVSSKMAAVGRVVQAVKPHAPLMKFPSREGVPRLNVQETLKTLAVGSPSSPPLLSRPPGPVTLLSGTPDSVATVKELPQRYRRRALETDEMDYIQRGGPE; translated from the exons ATGGGTGGCAAAGTCAGTAGCAAAATGGCTGCAGTTGGACGGGTGGTACAG GCTGTGAAACCTCATGCTCCGCTAATGAAGTTTCCCAGCAGAGAGGGGGTCCCCAGGCTGAATG TCCAAGAGACTCTTAAAACATTAGCAGTCGGCTCTCCTAGTTCACCGCCGCTGTTATCGAGACCCCCCGGACCTGTCACTCTACTCTCTGGAACCCCAGACAGTGTGGCCACAGTGAAGGAACTCCCCCAGAGATACCGCAGGAGGGCATTGGAAACAGACGAGATGGACTATATTCAA CGTGGTGGACCAGAGTGA